The following proteins are co-located in the Polystyrenella longa genome:
- a CDS encoding YeeE/YedE thiosulfate transporter family protein encodes MSAETMTATLLAKINPLDYPGPAWSPYLVGALIGGLSMLTFYFSNKPLGASTAYARIAGMLGRWIAPTFTNSLKYFQDNPPKVGWELMLVGGVIIGAFVAALTGNELTGQLLPAMWQERFGNDSGLLRIVVTCAGGILMAFGARMAGGCTSGHGISGTLQLAVGSWISAICFFIGGIVTAMLMYWS; translated from the coding sequence ATGAGTGCAGAAACGATGACAGCCACTTTATTGGCCAAGATCAACCCACTGGATTACCCCGGCCCCGCTTGGTCTCCTTATCTAGTAGGTGCATTAATTGGGGGGCTATCGATGTTAACGTTTTATTTTTCGAATAAACCACTCGGAGCATCGACGGCATATGCCCGTATCGCGGGAATGCTGGGAAGGTGGATTGCCCCGACTTTTACAAATTCGCTCAAATATTTCCAGGATAACCCTCCTAAAGTCGGTTGGGAACTGATGCTTGTCGGAGGAGTAATAATAGGTGCATTCGTCGCTGCCCTGACGGGGAATGAGCTAACAGGACAGCTATTACCCGCTATGTGGCAGGAACGCTTCGGCAATGACAGCGGATTGTTAAGAATTGTGGTTACCTGCGCCGGCGGCATCTTAATGGCCTTCGGTGCCCGCATGGCTGGAGGTTGCACCAGCGGACATGGAATTAGCGGCACGTTACAACTCGCAGTCGGATCATGGATTTCGGCAATTTGCTTTTTCATCGGTGGGATAGTGACAGCGATGCTGATGTACTGGAGCTAG
- a CDS encoding rhodanese-like domain-containing protein: MFVMESIFTHGIAQLSYLVGDTDTGVAAVIDPRTDVEVYEQLSRKHGLSITHIFETHIHADFVSGSRSLESRIGTANIYLSSEHADYHFSGESVKDGQSFDFGAFRLIAKHTPGHTPEHLSYELYERDAENPWAVFTGDSLFVGSAGRPDLLGDKETELLADELYNTLYEYYLGLDDFITIYPGHGAGSACGADIGDRLQSTIGYERRTNHFLKFPDLKSFRQFVIDDAPPVPAHYPELKIVNADGPDIMDRLPTIPALPPKEFRQVSREPGITIVDTRSMLAFGGGHVAGAINIGDRPELSAWIGQMFSLDQRLLLIVEDEADVDRIQRLIVRTGHFSFAGFLSGGMKAWEISGLPFETLPQVSVHDLHEQHSANNELIILDVRSPSEWESGHIPGAQHYFVADMRERINGLDKDASYVTYCASGYRASIASSLMKARGFSDVRNVPGSWSAWTAAGYAVEQSEGVEA; encoded by the coding sequence ATGTTTGTGATGGAAAGCATTTTCACTCACGGTATTGCACAGTTATCCTATTTAGTGGGAGACACGGACACAGGGGTTGCCGCGGTCATTGATCCCAGAACTGATGTCGAGGTCTACGAGCAATTATCCCGGAAGCACGGCCTGTCAATCACTCATATTTTTGAGACACATATCCACGCGGATTTTGTTTCAGGAAGTCGATCGCTGGAAAGCCGGATTGGGACTGCAAATATTTATTTGAGTAGTGAGCACGCCGACTATCACTTCAGCGGAGAATCGGTAAAGGATGGACAAAGCTTCGACTTCGGAGCTTTCCGTCTGATAGCTAAGCACACACCCGGTCACACTCCCGAACACCTGTCTTACGAGTTGTATGAGCGTGACGCTGAGAATCCATGGGCGGTATTTACCGGAGATTCACTGTTCGTAGGCTCGGCGGGGCGACCAGATTTGCTGGGCGATAAAGAAACGGAATTGCTTGCAGACGAGCTTTATAACACACTCTATGAGTATTATCTGGGTCTTGACGACTTCATTACGATCTACCCAGGCCACGGAGCGGGCTCTGCTTGCGGAGCCGATATTGGTGATCGGCTACAGAGCACTATTGGATACGAACGACGCACGAATCACTTTCTCAAATTCCCTGATTTGAAAAGCTTCCGTCAGTTCGTTATCGATGATGCACCACCAGTCCCCGCCCACTATCCAGAGCTGAAAATAGTTAACGCGGATGGTCCCGATATTATGGACCGTCTTCCAACAATTCCAGCTCTACCTCCGAAAGAGTTTCGCCAAGTGTCGCGAGAACCCGGCATTACAATTGTGGATACTCGTTCAATGCTGGCATTTGGTGGGGGACACGTGGCAGGGGCAATCAATATAGGAGATCGACCTGAACTTTCGGCGTGGATTGGTCAGATGTTTTCTCTTGATCAACGTTTGCTATTAATCGTTGAGGATGAAGCTGACGTTGATCGCATACAGCGTCTAATTGTTCGCACGGGACACTTCTCATTTGCCGGCTTCTTAAGTGGTGGAATGAAAGCTTGGGAGATTTCAGGACTGCCATTCGAGACATTACCGCAAGTTTCCGTACATGATTTACACGAACAACATTCGGCAAACAATGAACTGATAATTCTGGATGTCCGTTCTCCCAGTGAATGGGAATCCGGCCACATTCCGGGAGCCCAGCACTACTTCGTTGCGGATATGAGAGAAAGAATAAACGGATTAGATAAAGATGCCTCGTATGTCACCTACTGCGCAAGCGGATATCGGGCGAGTATCGCCTCAAGTTTAATGAAGGCCCGCGGCTTTAGCGACGTCCGCAATGTACCAGGGAGCTGGAGTGCGTGGACTGCTGCCGGGTATGCCGTTGAACAATCGGAAGGGGTAGAAGCATGA
- a CDS encoding baeRF3 domain-containing protein: MNPTTPSPTTFDSPTLADIEKLFESEDNWCVSIYMPTHRSGKEIREDPIRLKNRLAEAEEQLKKAGVESGEIDRLCKLAQARCNLDTDANREFWRHQADGLAILLNDGEEQVYQLQMPVDELTLVSHRFHLKPLLRAAQSDLEYCVLAVSQGKVRFLEGSRSGLSERPIEDLPAGLQSIVSGDHQKGFNMHSFKVASGGGENAVPHGHVETDQEHELRRYFRIIDEAIGEALHADSRPLVFAGVDELFPYFRDASEYSHLIEEPIGGNPDELSAEELHQKAWPLVAKQFHKREHQALERWNSVAHTDTAEDSVEAILNAAHDGRIDTLLLKAGSHCWGKYDASIRETTIEEQSSANNYDLFDLAAIKTLQADGRVELLEEESLPKELPAAAICRYAAS, translated from the coding sequence ATGAACCCGACGACGCCATCACCCACGACATTTGACTCCCCGACACTGGCAGACATTGAAAAACTCTTTGAAAGTGAAGACAACTGGTGTGTTTCAATCTACATGCCCACCCACCGTTCCGGTAAAGAAATAAGAGAGGATCCGATTCGATTAAAGAATCGTTTGGCGGAAGCGGAGGAACAACTTAAAAAGGCGGGAGTCGAATCCGGAGAAATCGATCGACTCTGCAAATTGGCCCAAGCTCGTTGTAACTTGGACACAGATGCCAATCGTGAATTCTGGCGTCATCAGGCTGATGGTTTGGCGATATTGTTAAACGACGGAGAGGAACAGGTTTATCAACTCCAAATGCCCGTCGACGAGCTGACATTGGTTTCTCATAGATTCCATTTGAAACCGCTACTGAGAGCTGCCCAGAGTGATCTTGAATACTGCGTACTTGCCGTCAGCCAAGGGAAAGTGAGGTTCCTTGAGGGATCGCGGAGCGGATTGTCTGAGCGACCCATTGAAGATTTGCCGGCTGGACTCCAGTCCATCGTTAGCGGCGATCATCAGAAGGGATTTAACATGCATTCGTTTAAGGTAGCTTCGGGTGGTGGCGAGAATGCCGTCCCCCACGGGCATGTCGAAACTGATCAGGAACATGAGCTTCGCCGTTATTTTCGCATCATCGACGAAGCGATCGGAGAAGCATTACACGCGGACAGCCGGCCTTTAGTCTTTGCGGGAGTTGATGAATTATTCCCGTATTTCCGCGACGCTTCCGAATACAGTCACCTAATAGAGGAACCCATCGGTGGAAATCCTGATGAGCTTTCCGCTGAAGAATTGCACCAAAAGGCTTGGCCGCTAGTAGCAAAACAGTTCCACAAGCGGGAACACCAAGCTTTGGAACGCTGGAACTCTGTTGCACATACCGATACGGCTGAAGATTCCGTTGAAGCAATTCTAAACGCAGCCCATGATGGTCGTATTGATACACTCTTATTGAAAGCAGGAAGTCACTGTTGGGGGAAATACGATGCCTCCATTCGTGAGACGACTATCGAAGAACAATCTTCTGCCAACAATTACGACTTATTCGATTTGGCGGCCATCAAGACATTACAAGCCGATGGTCGTGTTGAATTACTGGAAGAAGAATCGCTTCCTAAGGAATTACCAGCGGCGGCGATTTGCCGTTATGCCGCCTCTTGA